In the Rattus rattus isolate New Zealand chromosome 18, Rrattus_CSIRO_v1, whole genome shotgun sequence genome, one interval contains:
- the Gucd1 gene encoding protein GUCD1 isoform X2, whose amino-acid sequence MEGEGFQRPDLEGIRRGLRRPRHRLPGSEPRWPRRRRRRNSTLTGRALRPAEIAAAISSRPGPWAPCATRVMRTEVEAAGQPLEPEDFVQLPVPTIQQLYHWDCGLACSRMVLRYLGQLDDGEFENALQELQLTRSIWTIDLAYLMRHFGVRHRFCTQTLGVDKGYKNQSFYRKHFDTEETRVNQLFAQAKACKVQVEKCTVSVQDIQAHLAQGHVAIVLVNSGVLHCELCSSPVKYCCFTPRGHRCFCRAPDYQGHFIVLRGYNRATGCIFYNNPAYADRMCSTSISNFEEARTSYGTDEDILFVYLDS is encoded by the exons ATGGAAGGGGAGGGTTTCCAGCGCCCAGACCTGGAAGGGATTAGGCGTGGCTTGAGGCGGCCTCGCCACCGCCTACCCGGGTCTGAACCGCGGTGGCCGCGGCGACGGCGGCGGAGGAACTCTACGCTCACTGGCCGAGCTCTCCGCCCAGCAGAAATCGCAGCTGCAATCAGCTCCAGGCCGGGGCCATGGGCGCCCTGCGCCACCCGGGTCATGAGGACGGAGGTAGAGGCAGCGGGGCAGCCGCTCGAGCCGG AGGACTTTGTGCAGCTACCTGTGCCCACCATCCAGCAGCTGTATCACTGGGACTGTGGCCTGGCCTGCTCTAGGATGGTGCTTCG GTACCTGGGCCAGCTGGACGATGGGGAGTTTGAAAATGCCCTGCAGGAGCTGCAGCTGACCAGAAGCATCTGGACCATTGACCTGGCCTACCTCATGCGTCACTTTGGTGTGAGACACCGCTTCTGTACCCAGACTCTGGGTGTTGACAAGGGTTACAAGAACCAG TCCTTCTACAGGAAACACTTTGACACAGAGGAGACCCGAGTGAACCAGCTGTTTGCACAAGCCAAGGCCTGCAAGGTGCAAGTGGAGAAATG CACAGTGAGTGTACAGGACATCCAAGCACACCTGGCACAGGGCCACGTGGCCATCGTGTTGGTGAACTCCGGGGTGCTACACTGTGAGCTGTGCTCCAGCCCTGTCAAATACTGCTGCTTCACTCCCAGAGGCCACCGCTGCTTCTGCCGCGCCCCCGACTACCAGGGCCACTTCATCGTTCTGCGTGGCTATAACAGGGCTACTGGCTGCATCTTCTATAACAACCCAGCCTATGCTGACC GGATGTGCAGCACCAGCATCAGTAACTTCGAGGAGGCCAGAACGAGCTACGGCACAGACGAAGACATCCTTTTTGTCTACCTGGACAGCTGA
- the Gucd1 gene encoding protein GUCD1 isoform X1, which yields MEGEGFQRPDLEGIRRGLRRPRHRLPGSEPRWPRRRRRRNSTLTGRALRPAEIAAAISSRPGPWAPCATRVMRTEVEAAGQPLEPEDFVQLPVPTIQQLYHWDCGLACSRMVLRYLGQLDDGEFENALQELQLTRSIWTIDLAYLMRHFGVRHRFCTQTLGVDKGYKNQSFYRKHFDTEETRVNQLFAQAKACKVQVEKCTVSVQDIQAHLAQGHVAIVLVNSGVLHCELCSSPVKYCCFTPRGHRCFCRAPDYQGHFIVLRGYNRATGCIFYNNPAYADPGMCSTSISNFEEARTSYGTDEDILFVYLDS from the exons ATGGAAGGGGAGGGTTTCCAGCGCCCAGACCTGGAAGGGATTAGGCGTGGCTTGAGGCGGCCTCGCCACCGCCTACCCGGGTCTGAACCGCGGTGGCCGCGGCGACGGCGGCGGAGGAACTCTACGCTCACTGGCCGAGCTCTCCGCCCAGCAGAAATCGCAGCTGCAATCAGCTCCAGGCCGGGGCCATGGGCGCCCTGCGCCACCCGGGTCATGAGGACGGAGGTAGAGGCAGCGGGGCAGCCGCTCGAGCCGG AGGACTTTGTGCAGCTACCTGTGCCCACCATCCAGCAGCTGTATCACTGGGACTGTGGCCTGGCCTGCTCTAGGATGGTGCTTCG GTACCTGGGCCAGCTGGACGATGGGGAGTTTGAAAATGCCCTGCAGGAGCTGCAGCTGACCAGAAGCATCTGGACCATTGACCTGGCCTACCTCATGCGTCACTTTGGTGTGAGACACCGCTTCTGTACCCAGACTCTGGGTGTTGACAAGGGTTACAAGAACCAG TCCTTCTACAGGAAACACTTTGACACAGAGGAGACCCGAGTGAACCAGCTGTTTGCACAAGCCAAGGCCTGCAAGGTGCAAGTGGAGAAATG CACAGTGAGTGTACAGGACATCCAAGCACACCTGGCACAGGGCCACGTGGCCATCGTGTTGGTGAACTCCGGGGTGCTACACTGTGAGCTGTGCTCCAGCCCTGTCAAATACTGCTGCTTCACTCCCAGAGGCCACCGCTGCTTCTGCCGCGCCCCCGACTACCAGGGCCACTTCATCGTTCTGCGTGGCTATAACAGGGCTACTGGCTGCATCTTCTATAACAACCCAGCCTATGCTGACC CAGGGATGTGCAGCACCAGCATCAGTAACTTCGAGGAGGCCAGAACGAGCTACGGCACAGACGAAGACATCCTTTTTGTCTACCTGGACAGCTGA